The genomic stretch CCTATTGAAAGGTTAGTATTTTGTGCGATGGATATCCAGAGGTCTGGAATTAAGTTTACAGGATTTGGAGTGAAGACACATACTCTACAGGAGTTGTGGCCAGGGGTTAGGCGAGCACCAAGAATGGTAATTTATCCAAGGTGGACAGAAAACTAAAGATACAGGATTTAGAGGCAGATACGTTTGTTTTCAGTTGTGTTTATTTCAGATGTCTAGTGTGTTGATGTGGAATTTTGGAATACAGAATCAGACATACAGGCTTGAGATGGAGTGTTTCCAGACAGAAGGTGTGAGGAGTCACATAGATCCATTCATGTGAGATACTCAGAATACCAACTAAGCATATAATGTGTGCAACAAGGAGAACCTGTAGGGTCTTGAGGGAATACTGGTATTGAAGAGGTActagagaaaagggaaacaaacaaaagatgaatTGAGAATGCTAAAACCCCAAATGGAAAACATAAGGATTATGAAAAAGAATAGGTGAAAGGAGGTCATTAAATTAAGTTTGAGATGCTAGTCAGAGTTCTAGGGAGTTAGATCATGGTCTCAATTACAAAAATTAAGGGATTAGTTTTGCATACAGCTGGCAGAATCCCATCCTGAACCAGGAGAAAGACAGTAAGGCAGAGTACAAGTACAGCTGTGTTTTGCTGACGATTCTTTGGCTTGTATAAGTGATCATTGATAACAGGAGTCAGTGTTTCATAACTGAGAGGGTTGAAGAAGTTTTATAACCCTCTTTGGAGCAATAGGAAATAAAGATGTCTTGGCTGAGTTACTGGGAGCAAGCTTGGTGATCTCTGGAAGCAGAGCAGCAGGCTAGTGTGTGGAATTGCAGTTTATGCTTTAACTTGCTTTGGTAGAcatctctcctcctgccttttgtGGGGATGTTcccagtttcctttcttcctttatcattCTTTAAATCTCTTACAAGCTACTTATACTGTGTAAATGTTGGGTAGCTGAAGGTTTGTCCCTGGTTTTCCTGCTCTTACTACAAattcattcatccacccattTTCATGGCTTTAAGAACTATGTATTATGTTGATGACTCATAACTGGATTATTATATATATGGACAAGTTTTATAGAGATCCTTAGCCTTTGAAATAAGATTTCATCACATACTTAATAAGATTAAGATTGTGACCTAAAATCTATTTAAAAGCCATTAGCGGCTCATAAAGTGTGTGTTGTACAAATGTAAGGACTATCTATagttcagatccctggcacccacacaaATGCAAGGTGGGCAAGACAGTTTGCAGTttcagcactaagaaggcagagacagcatccccggagcaagctggctagccagacagCCATAGTGGTGAGCTGCGGTTTTattgagagacactgcctcatcggaaaaggtagagagcaattgagaaagactTCAGAAGTCAACTTTGGGTATCCACGTACACAGGACTACATGTATGAGCCCACCTGTGCCCACATGTGGGGAAAAGGAATTTCATTAGAATTAATTTCTTTGACTTAAATTCTAAGGCATAAAGGACTTTGAGACCCTAACAAAAAGTGTACATAATCAGTTCATTTGGGTTGGGCAAGGAGACATAGATGATGCTGATGACAGAGGGGTTAACAGGCATGTCCTCATACATACTTGTAAATTCTGTTGTTTCAGGTTAGATCTCTGAAAGCATGACAAAATTGACGCTCTTATAGTGAGAAACATGTTAAATTGTATTTGCCTGACTTATTTTGAATGAGTTATAAGTTATACTGTTCTGATTTCTATAATATAAAGCTTCTGGTAGAGGGACTTAATTTGTAATGTTGAAAAATAATGTATACATTAAGCATTCTATGATTATTTTCCATAGATACTCTGTTGTGCCCTTTCTTGTAAACGCAATCTAATTTACAAATTAGTATCACTTTGAACAAACTCTAGTTGaaaaactagagttacaggaaaAGTCAGAAGAATAGGGTATAAGATTGAATGGGCTCTGATAAAAGCCAAAGGatattctttctcagtttttaaaatgtaaacacttACCAGCTATCCAGTTTATAGCCAATGGACCTAGTTTGGAGTGTTCTTAGACAAACAGCCAAAGTCCTCACAAGTAGTTGAGTTTGAAATGGTCTGTGTACAGCATGGCCGAATTAACTGATAAAGAGGCTGTCACTCATTTAAATAGCACTTGATCCAAAATTTCTAATCTCTGGGACCTGTTACCTCCACTCtctgttttttcccttctttagtcagctgttttcttcctttttatctgtGGTTTCCTGTCTGGAAATTCATGGAATAACAGTTAAATCATGTttctttagcatagtaaaataaGGCTTTGATGATTTATTTACTGGCTGACCTTTCAacctttttttgatttttatctgaACTTTGTAATTTTCAGGTAATGAAATTTAAGCTACCTGTTTATCTGGATGACTAAAAACATGTATTAATAAAGGAAACTGAAACTTGATTATCAGATTTCTTGTTTAATATTGGTTTCATTGTGTCTTATTCATGTTACACTTTCTCCGTGGATGCTTTCAGGGTTCCAttatttggctttttgttgtGCTTTCTCAGCACTGAATATAAGTACCCTGATAGAACATTTCCATACCAACAGGGTATTTGCGTGTGTCTTGTATTGAAAAAGTTTTGAACTAGGTATTTGagcttaattaaaaaatgaaacttaaatgtgttttatatttatactatGATACATTCAtagctttgctttttaaaaatgagttttgttttcgCAAATATCTTCAATGTCCTGTATGGGAATGCATCAGTCACACTGGAGGTAGTACACAGGATGGCTAAATCCTAGTTAGAGGGGATTTTGATAAATGCAGATAGTGTGAGAAGTGGCAGCCAGACTATTTAAGGCACCCTTAGAGATCTGGAATTATACTAAGATTAACCTTTTAAGAAAGAGTGTGACTAAATTAAAAGGCATATACAGTGATTTAATAATCAGTGTTTGGTGATTAGAAAAGGTAGGATGGGTAGTGGTACACAGATTTGGTAGATCAGAGATATTAATGATTTATGGATATTTTGGATGCAGTAAGGCAAAAAAGTACAGGTTAGGAGCTACATTTCTGACTTGTATAAACATCTAGTACCATaacctaatttttctttaaaaacaaaggctGCAGATTGCTGTTGTCTAGAGTTAGAGTTTGACTGACACAGCtgattctctgcttctcttcatctTGACTGTGAGGTCATTTGGagtagatttcattttttttttaaatgtttgcattTAGTTCTGTCTCACAAATTCTGTGGCTGGATAGacagtatttaaaatatactatgtgtgccttgctttatttttgcttccttGCTTAATAGCTACACTTTCCATTGATTCCTACAAGTAAAAACTGAGAGGTACAACTACAGATGAAGAAGGGTTGTTTCATAAATTAAGAgtttttccctgatttcttttactttgtcttCCATCCTGTTTGAGATAAGGCATTATGAagcctgggctggctttgaatttgctgGTTCCTTCAAATTCATATGTTTCTTGTATAGCATATGGTTTGCATGGTATAGATACTTACTAGGTATTTTCTGAACTAGTGAATTAAAGTATTAGAGAAATTTAAACCtgatttcactttattttcttctcatttccctAGGATGGCTGGCTGTGGTGAAATTGATCACTCAATAAATATGCTTCCTACAAATAAGAAGGCGAGCGAGTCCTGTTCTAATGCTGCACCTTCTCTAACAGTTCCTGAGTGTGCCATTTGTTTGCAAACGTGTGTTCATCCAGTCAGTCTGCCCTGTAAGCATGTTTTCTGTTATCTATGTGTAAAGGGCGCTTCATGGCTTGGGAAGCGATGTGCTCTTTGTCGACAAGAGATTCCTGAGGATTTTCTTGACAAACCAACTTTGTTGTCACCAGAAGAACTTAAAGCTGCAAGTAGAGGAAATGGTGAATATGCTTGGTATTACGAAGGAAGAAACGGGTGGTGGCAGTATGATGAGCGCACTAGTCGGGAGCTGGAAGATGCTTTTtccaaagggaaaaagaacacGGAAATGTTAATTGCTGGGTTTCTGTATGTGGCCGATCTTGAAAACATGGTTCAGTATAGGAGAAATGAACATGGACGTCGCAGGAAGATTAAGCGAGATATAATAGATATACCAAAGAAGGGAGTAGCTGGACTTAGGCTAGACTGTGACTCTAATACTGTAAGTCTAGCAAGAGAGAGCTCTGCCGATGGTGCGGACAGTGTATCAGCACAGACTGGAGCTTCTGTTCAGCTTCCAGTGCCGTCTTCCTCCAGGCCCCTAACTTCAGTTGATGGTCAGCTAACCAGCCCTGTAACACCATCCCCGGATGCAGGCACTTCTCTGGAAGACTCTTTTGCTCATTTACAACTCAGTGGAGACAGCATAGCTGAAAGGAGTCATAGAGGTGAAGGAGAAGAAGACCGTGAATCACCATCTTCTGGCAGAGTGCCAGACACTTCTGTTGAAGAAACTGAATCTGACGCCAGTAGTGACAGTGAGGACGCCCCTGTGGTGGCTGCACAGCACTCCTTGACCCAGCAGAGACTTTTGGTCTCAAATGTAAACCAGACAGTAGCTGACCGATCAGACCGATTAGGGACTGACCGATCAGTAGCAGGGGGTGGAACCATGAGTGTCAATGTCAGATCAAGAAGACCAGATGGACAGTGCACAGTGACAGAGGTTTGAACAAACGTCTTCAGTGCCACACTCAAAGGTGAAATGGATACCTGTAAATTTCTGCCCACATAACATTATACTCATCCTTAGTAGTGCATTGTGGGAGTTGGGGGGTAAGGGATATGGGAAGGACATACCTGAAATTAAAATGTCTAACATGTCTCTGTTGAAATTTATTTAATGTGAGGAATTGGGGTGTTAACATTTGAGAGCTGTTCAGTAATAACACAGTTTTCTTGACATCTGTTTACTTtatagtgtattttttttaagtctttagtTCTTTTGGCcagtgtgtatctgtgcattCATGGTCATCATCTGACTCTTGCACTACCTTATTTTTCTGCATGGATTGGTATAAAATCATTACTAAAATTTGGCACCTGTGAGATATTTGATATCGTTGAGCAGGAAGTTTAATGTGGAAAATAGATGTGAATTCGGGATTTAAAAATAGATGACTAACAACTACTTTTAGTTGGTCTTACTGAGATAGGAAGGTAAGCAGCAGCTAATAGGTTGTCTCACAACCTGTAACACACTTCGTGGTGTTCCTTTCCATAGGGTTTGCTGTCTTGTCCTTGTACCTTGAGGTTTCTCTTAGTCTGCATTTtcctttttgattaaaaaaaactttataatttaataaatactagaatttatcaaaaataatgtttcttttttgagtctgGAAAAGGGATGGGGGTACTTTGGTATTTGTGGCTAAAGAGCTTTTTAAAGGTGGGGTTTGAATTGATTGTATGCTGCTCAAATTGTCCCTACTCAGAAGTCTGATGTCTTCCTAAGAGAATGTGTACAGAGAAGGTATCTATGGCATTGTGTTTGGAATAAACAGATGATGTGGAAAAAGACCCAAAGGCTATGAGATTTAAATTTCTCAAGCAGCTAATACCATTACTTTTACGTTTCTTTTATCAGTCTCTTATCAGTGGTATTAATGTCTGGGTTACACAAGCATGAAGTTATAGATCAAATAAGCCCACTTTCTATTGCTTGGCAAGGTTGACAGTATTGGTGAATACAAAAGTAGGAAGAATTTGCCTTTGGAAAAAtcatgtctgttttctttaaaacatgagaTCATGTGGGTACATACTTCTAAATTCCCTTTATTAGGACTATCAAGTTAGCTGAGtgctaaaacaacaaaaaatagtcaCTACTTTGAGTGTTTTTTACCGCTCGTTGAAACAGATTGGAAAAACAGTTCctagagaaacattttaaagaagtgAATTCTGGGATGACGTAATGCTTCGATTACATGTTTTGATTAAATTTAGTATTAAAAGACAGCCACACAAGAATTAAATATTATTCAAGAAATAAATCTGGCAAAAATGAAAGTTAGCTTCACAGATCTTTAATAGTTTCAGTTATAAACCCCATCGACAGTATTGTTTTACCATTGGCTGAAGAAGTCCAGAGAACAATGCAAAGCTACTTTGTACAGCCAGTGAGTGCTTGCTCTGTGTACTGGCTTTCACTGTTCATTGGGTCATTTGAAAAATGACCAACTAAAGCTCCAAACTCAGCAAaaagtgtacttttttttttttaatgaagggcCATTTCCCACCAATAAGTACCCTTAAGTCTACAGAACAGAAATGACTACTATTTCTTACACACCTCTATTCCTCCCTGATGTTTGTTTCATATGAAAACTTCACTgaggtctttttattttgtttttgtacattAAATCAActttaagaaagaacaaaatgactAGACACAATAGTATATACTAGCATTTGgaaggtggtggcagaggcattagaaattcaaggccaccctggctacATAACAGGTATAACACCATGCCTTAATATTTAGATGAATAAGTATGTCACCAAGGATAAGCTCAAGGTTAGGCTTTCTGTTTGAGAATTGATCCTTGGTTCTAGGATAAGAATTACTATAGGAATGTACAAATTGGTAAGAAAATGATTTaagcaaatgttaaaaaaagaaaaaccaacaaattGAGATATAGAAAACACcacccaaaccaaataaacatatTAGCAGTCAGCGTCAAGTGTTCTGCGCATTTTAAATGTCACTTCATTTCCACCATGTTCTCACTGCAGCTTCAACTTGTAGTACCCCCACACCTTAGAAACTATTTAGTATGTTTCTCTCTCTTAGCAATAGCGTCTAAGTTTGCAGGGCCACCCCACAGTGTTCCTAAAACATCTCTTTCATTCTGTAGTGCTTCCTCTAAGTACAGCTCTCTGCCTGAACAGACAGACTTTTTTAACCCTCTAGTGACTTCTGAAGGCCCACTGACAAATTGCTCTAGCCACTCTTCGGCCTCTTTGAGAGCCGTAGCTTCATCAGAAGACTGTAAGACCTCATCAGCCAAGCCTAGATTTACAGCTTTCTGGGAGTCCACTTTGAGGGTCCCGCTTAACACTTTGAGAGCTTGTCTGCTACCAATGATTTCAACCAGCCTGCTGGCACCACCCCAGCTTGGAACTATACCCATCTCCTTGTGGACAAATCTGATCACACTCTCTGCAGTCATTAACCTGtaaagacaaaaagggaaaactgTAACTAATGTATATAGCACAACCACAAAGCAATAAGTGCTCCTGGGCTAAGAAAATTGGTCTTTTTAGGCAGGTATCAAAACACTGTTGGAAAATGTTCCCAACTAGAATTTAATTCACCATGTACTATTCAGCAaacatttgcttttgaaaataacattttgtttCAGCTTTCCCAAACTTTAAAGATAAGAACTCAGCCTTCACAGTTAAGGAACTTTATGTTAATAAATTCTTAGAATAACTGAGATAGACACTCTGATTTTATGGTTGAATCAGCATGCACCAGAGCTTGGCCCCAGATAGTTGGTGTCTTGGCACAAATCAAAGACCgaagcaggagcaggaagagcagTAAGGAAGATGGCAGTGGCTTGGGTTGCCCTGACAGCAGTAAGCTCCTGCAGGAGTTATATCCCCCTCTAGTGTTTTCCTGATCAGGGCAATTCATGAAGAGAATAATAAATGGAAGTTAATGTAGTTATTGGTGCCTGTGGGAAAAGCATCTGCTAGTGCTTACACACCTTCACCGGACTATAAAGTTCTCAGTGTTTGGGAAGTGTGTGTGCACTGTTTTTGTTGCATGCAAAAAACAACAGAAGATTATTATGTTAAAAGCTAATCTGACCTGTCaaattacaatttaattttttttcttagacataATAGTCTTCACAACTATTCACTATAAGAAAAGCTGAAGTGACTTCCCTTTCCAATACATTGTAAATTCAACTGTGGATGCCTTCGTTCTCTTGGTATCAAGGCTCTCAGACTGCAGCCTGACCTTCAATCATGAAACACTGCAGTGGAGGATTTTTGCAAAAGCCTACTAACCCACTGGAAAACATTCTCAGAGAGATGAGTTTCCACCAAGAATATGCCACAATGATGAACAGTTACTTCAACAGTCAACTAATATAGAaattagataatttaaaaaatttaaaatttaaagaaaattccatagtttaaaaaaagcaaagcaaaaataaagcttttaaatgGGTGTGAGGCACAGCAAGTTATTATGTCAAAAGAATCTTAATCTAACCCTTCAATTGGAATCTGCCAAAAATTTGGGAAGGAGTTAAACTGAAAATATATAATagttatgaaaatacaaatgattGTTACTCTTTAGCCCAGTCTTAGACTGACTTAATATGCCAGTTTTTAAACTAAATTCTGGAATTGGCATGTGTTGGTTTAGCTATTAGCACAGCTGAGAAAGTGATGATGTGAGGAATAAATTCATTTAGAACTGAATAAAAATTAGACAGTGGTTATCAGTGTAATATAGATGATGTTATATGAGTTATTACAGTAGCCATCCATGTGTTGTTATAACCTAGGCAACcatccaaaatatattttgtcttctctttattTGCAAGGTCAATTATATATGCTTGTTTAAAAAGTTTTATGACATTCATTTTTCATATACACATGTGGGCACATATTCCATGGGTTATGTATGGAGGtcagctggttctctcttttttACCAATGAGTCGTGAGGATGGGAAGGATGGTTGCCAGATTTGGTGGGAAGTGCCTTTACCCAACCAGCCATCTTACTATTCCAAGTATGCCTTCCTGAATCCTATTTTACAGCTAACAAATCCTCAAGTAATCTTTGTAAAAGTATGCATTATAATCTGACATACATTCTTTATAAATGACATAGCTAGTATTATGTTGTGTTGACATACCTTTTAGTATGTATTAAACGTAATTTTAAAACTCCACTGGGAAAACAAAGTATCTCAACAATGAGATATACATAGCTCTCAGCAGGAAACCTTTCACAAGATCCTTCATTAGCCTCACAGAATTAAACTATAAAACTTCAAAGGTTGGAAAATATAATTCAAGAGGAAATTATCCAATCAATAAGATAATATCTCAAAATGGGAACTGCTTCATTATCTCCCAGGATTATACAGTAATACTAGAGTTCATGAGTGACATGGTATCACCTGGGATCCTTATTGCTAGGGAGAATCTGTGAACCCAGACTTAGCCCTTGTAATTGTAAAATcataatattaaatttataaaactattaTAAATTCCCTTATTCTGATATAAGAGTTCAAGAGCATATGACATAATGGAGAGGAAAGGATGTTTCTTACTATTTGGATGGAACAATCATAGGGAAAAAACATCTACCGCTGGGTGAAgactatttgtgtgtatgtacacacacaccacagcacacacgcACAGGTCTCCAAACAGTTTGGAGAGGTGGTTctccccttctgccatgtgggacCCAGGAATTGAATTGAGGCACTTTTGCCTGCTGAGCAGGGGATGCCAGAACACTTGTTAACTGCAGGAAAGGCTATGCTGTGCTCCTACTGCTTTCCAACGAGGGAAACCTAAGTTTCTGGGTTAGCAAACATATCCAAGAACCTTTTTAAACAAACTTAAACTCCACTAAACAGGGAAGCTGGAGTTTATAAGCATTCATTGATGAAGAAAGGTACTTATAGAAAGGTACctgtaataaaatatgaaatatgtgtTGAATTGGAAGACTGCAGAGCCTTCCTGTGCAGTACAAGGAACCACAGCCACTGGGTGGCTGGAAATCCTAACATGGTCTCTCTGGCTGCACATTGCACCTCATACAGTGCAGTTAAGGAATGGGacatacagacagagaaagaggaataTTTAGACCCTAAAAAGTTATTTAACCTATTTTGGCCCAAGTCTGTTTGTCTATAAATAGTACCCATTCAATAGTACTTATACCATAGAACCAAATGTATTCTTATATGATAAATACTTAGAACATATACTTTATAACTAATAACAGAGGAACtgtatgctttatttaaaaactatattgtattacattatattttattcagaCATAAAGTTGTATGTTTTATAGTCTAACACATAAACAGCTTTGTGTATTAGCTTTTACTATGGTTTGATATGGAagaatcttctgttttgtgttgatttcattggttaaataaagaaactgccttagccctttaataggacagaaaattaggtaggcggagtagacaaaacagaatgctgggagaaagaagccaagtcaggcagtcgccatagctctcctctccaagatggacgcaggttaagatccttgcTGGTAAGAcagcacctcgtggtgctacactcattagatatgggttaatcaagatgtgagaattagccaataagaggctggaactaatgggccaggcagtgtttaaaagaatacaatttgtgtgttgttatgtgggtataaagctagctgtgtgggagctgggcgggaacgcagcccacagctccttctacaatggTTTAGTAGAGTCACTAAGCAGGTCAGCACAGTAACAGTGTGTCTTCTAGAATTCTAAATTGTTTCCTCATCTAATATTACATCATCCTTAGTGCATTCAAAATTAAAGCAACTGtatttacacagtgaaacctaGTAAGTCAGTACTTCTCAACATGTGGGTGACCTTTTTGGAGATCAAGTGACCCTTTGACAGAAAtttcctaagaccatcagaaaacacagatatttacattatgattcataacaatagctaagttacagaataattttatggttgtgggtcccacaacataaggaactatattagagaatcacagcattaggaaggttgagaaccactgcagtaAATGGTAGTGTGCAGTCTGCCCTTCAGTAGTAATTACATGAATGGCGACAATAAGAAAcatttatgtttttgtctctctaaataatgaaaaacaattcTTTGTCTTACAAGACATAGAGGATTCAAActgtgaaagaaggaaaaacagatatGTCTTTAAAGTTTCTTAAGGGAAATTAGGCAATAAAAGTAACAAcataatatttaaagattttaaagcaGTGATATTGTAAAGGTTAAAGTGaagcagggcagaaagaatgtatgagtagtgtattttctttaaggaaaatcCATTAAGAACTAATATTAACATGCTAATATTCATTTAACTTTAGATACAACCTTCTAGAGTTTATTCTCATGAGATAGgattaaaatactaaaaagaatATTAAGTTACTCTTTATAGTCTGCAcattcaaaacataaaatgtgGAGGCTGGGAGACAGCTTAGTATATAAAGTAATTGAGTTTGGATACTGAAGCCCacaaaaagctgggcacagcagcatTTATCTATAACCCCAAAGCTGGAGGACAAGGACAAGTTGATTCCAGGGGATTGCTGGCCAGCCATAGTAGTAAAAGAGGCCTTATCTCTAAAGTTCAGATGGAGAGGAGTAGAGGAAGATTCAACACGGAGCTatcttccacatgtgtgcacttgtacTGTAGGAACTGagaaatgcaggcccatttctCAACATTGTCTGCTGGTGAGAGAATTTGAGGGACTAACAGGCATAATTTGCACCTTCCaacacaggaggtggtcacctgGCCTTTTTGAAGTTAAGTAAACTCTGTGCCATCCtgaggtggtcaggatatgctaatgtgaTTCTGCTCCTTCCATTGTAACTATTGTAacaatggggaggaggaggaggtgtttTCTGCCTGTGTGACAAAGTGTTGACCAAGTAATGTGACTTGAGTCATCTTGATACCTAGgcaacagaatgttaatgaagGCTTTTGTTACCTGCTCCCCCAGTTTACTTTCATATAAAAgctgaggaaaaataaatagggggtatgtgtgtgtgtgtgtggggggggatgttCAGGGTCTGAATAATCCCtgaaactccctcctgatactgtCATGtgatttgtgtctttattttcccacacctctggtgtgggacaattgtctatattctgccaattatgttttaaataaatgctgattggccagtagccagacagaacgtagaggtgggacaatgagaacaggagcattctggggaggaagaagacaatTCCTcagcagtcctgtccagacactgaagaaggaagatgtgattgccccactgaaaaaggtaccgagccatgtggctaacatatactagaataatgagctaatataagttataagagttaataagaggcctgagctaatgggccaatcagtttataaaatatagacctctgtgtgatttctttggagcTAAACAGCTGTGAGACCTCAtaggaggacagaaaccaggcaggacagaaaccctgtcaaCACACCTTTATCTTGGTGAGGAGTgttttttgttgaggctggtcctcaATAATggacaaacatgtacacacagacacccctcccaaaacaaaagaaaaaaattaaagtaaacatCAAATACATCCATGTTTTCCACGTAAAATCACATCAAACGAAAAATATTGACTATTCTAAGTAACTAAAGAACACATTTTGACTATCTTCTTTAGTCCAgaggggaaataaacaagaacacaatgcagaaaaaaaacaatcaaagtagcaatgcttttaaaaaaaggggaATTTTGTATGGCATGGGAAATTCCTTGTATCATT from Microtus ochrogaster isolate Prairie Vole_2 linkage group LG9, MicOch1.0, whole genome shotgun sequence encodes the following:
- the Rnf146 gene encoding E3 ubiquitin-protein ligase RNF146, whose protein sequence is MMAGCGEIDHSINMLPTNKKASESCSNAAPSLTVPECAICLQTCVHPVSLPCKHVFCYLCVKGASWLGKRCALCRQEIPEDFLDKPTLLSPEELKAASRGNGEYAWYYEGRNGWWQYDERTSRELEDAFSKGKKNTEMLIAGFLYVADLENMVQYRRNEHGRRRKIKRDIIDIPKKGVAGLRLDCDSNTVSLARESSADGADSVSAQTGASVQLPVPSSSRPLTSVDGQLTSPVTPSPDAGTSLEDSFAHLQLSGDSIAERSHRGEGEEDRESPSSGRVPDTSVEETESDASSDSEDAPVVAAQHSLTQQRLLVSNVNQTVADRSDRLGTDRSVAGGGTMSVNVRSRRPDGQCTVTEV